From one Rosa rugosa chromosome 4, drRosRugo1.1, whole genome shotgun sequence genomic stretch:
- the LOC133743743 gene encoding methionine gamma-lyase — translation MAETRPQAFVLPTNNNSKKRTEHDDMDGQDYAASAAKKSMFLPTAASAGWEDPAMALANARHEFGEHGGVNMSIEASATFTVMEPETLRKMFSGELGADRDFFIYSRHFNPTVLNLSRQMAALEGTEAAYCTSSGMSAISSVLLQLVSSGDHIVASRTLYGGTHALLTHFFPRACNITTTFVDINDLDMVRNAIEVGKTKVLYFEGMSNPTLTVANIPELSRIGHEKGVTVVVDNTFSPMVVSPVKLGADVVVHSISKFISGGADIIAGVVCGPASLVNSMMDLHQGSLMLLGPTMNAKVAFELSERIPHLGLRMKEHCNRALVYATRMKKMGLKVIYPGLEDHPQHELLKSMINKDYGYGGLLCVDMGTEERANRLMNLLQNYTQFGFMAVSLGYYETLMSCSGSSTSSEMSNEEKELAGISPGLVRMSIGYIGTLEQRWSQFEKALNRMQDSGLFGKK, via the exons ATGGCGGAGACCAGACCCCAAGCCTTTGTTCTTCCCACCAACAACAACAGCAAGAAGAGAACCGAGCACGACGACATGGACGGCCAAGACTACGCCGCTTCCGCCGCCAAGAAGTCGATGTTCTTGCCCACAGCGGCGTCCGCAGGGTGGGAGGACCCCGCCATGGCATTAGCCAATGCTCGCCATGAGTTTGGCGAGCACGGCGGGGTCAACATGTCCATCGAGGCCTCGGCCACGTTCACCGTCATGGAGCCGGAGACCCTCCGCAAGATGTTTTCCGGCGAGCTCGGCGCCGACCGCGACTTCTTCATCTACAGCCGTCACTTTAACCCCACGGTCCTTAACCTCAGCCGTCAGATGGCGGCCCTTGAGGGCACCGAGGCCGCCTACTGCACCTCCAGCGGCATGTCCGCCATCTCCTCCGTCCTGCTGCAACTCGTCAGCAGCGGCGACCACATCGTCGCTTCTAGAACCCTGTACGGCGGGACCCACGCCCTCCTCACTCATTTCTTCCCCAGAGCCTGCAACATAACCACAACGTTCGTCGACATAAACGACCTCGACATGGTCAGGAATGCCATCGAGGTGGGAAAGACTAAGGTTCTCTATTTCGAGGGAATGTCTAACCCTACTCTCACCGTGGCTAACATACCGGAGCTCAGCCGAATTGGGCACGAGAAAGGCGTCACCGTCGTCGTGGACAACACCTTCTCACCCATGGTTGTCTCCCCGGTTAAGCTCGGCGCTGACGTGGTTGTCCACAGCATATCCAAGTTCATCAGCGGCGGTGCTGACATCATTGCAG GTGTTGTGTGTGGACCTGCAAGCTTGGTGAACTCAATGATGGACCTTCACCAAGGTTCCCTAATGCTTCTTGGCCCCACCATGAATGCGAAGGTAGCATTTGAGCTCTCTGAGAGGATACCTCACTTGGGTTTGAGAATGAAGGAGCACTGCAACAGGGCATTGGTGTATGCCACAAGGATGAAGAAGATGGGACTAAAAGTCATATACCCAGGCCTCGAAGACCATCCCCAGCACGAGCTTCTCAAGTCCATGATCAACAAGGATTATGGCTATGGTGGACTTCTTTGCGTCGACATGGGGACTGAGGAGAGAGCCAATAGGTTGATGAATCTGTTGCAGAACTACACACAGTTTGGGTTCATGGCTGTGAGCTTGGGGTACTATGAAACCCTAATGTCCTGCTCTGGAAGCAGCACAAGCAGTGAAATGAGCAATGAGGAGAAGGAGTTGGCTGGGATTTCACCTGGGCTGGTTAGAATGTCAATTGGTTATATTGGAACTTTGGAGCAGAGGTGGAGCCAGTTTGAGAAGGCACTCAATAGAATGCAGGATTCTGGTTTGTTTGGCAAGAAGTAA